The following proteins are encoded in a genomic region of Coffea eugenioides isolate CCC68of chromosome 6, Ceug_1.0, whole genome shotgun sequence:
- the LOC113773307 gene encoding BURP domain protein USPL1-like, whose product MDSKGLACWNLLFHLLIVLGTCDFVPVDGTNAIRHQRMDVNNPQRNSKRDHVAHVQEKMSMHDHSHSSSHGMHQMDPTTTVFFVFDDLKLGKTMSILFPDGDPSPLSSPYLWPREQADPIPFSLAKLPQILQHFSFPQGSRKAQVMEDTLRACETKPIKGESKACATSYESLVDFARMILGLNTDIEVLSTHHLAKSNAARLQNYTITEAPERISNPKMVSCHTMPYPFIVFYCHYQQGDNRLYRTVLSGENGDKVEAIAICHMDTSQWNRDHVSFQMLGIEPGTAPVCHFFPAENFVLVPSTSSI is encoded by the exons ATGGATTCCAAAGGACTTGCTTGTTGGAATCTCCTCTTTCATCTGTTAATTGTTCTG GGAACTTGTGATTTTGTCCCCGTTGATGGTACTAATGCAATCAGGCATCAGCGCATGGATGTCAATAATCCTCAGAGAAATAGCAAGAGAGATCATGTTGCTCACGTCCAAGAAAAGATGTCAATGCATGATCATTCTCACTCCTCATCCCACGGGATGCATCAGATGGATCCAACTACAACCGTGTTTTTCGTTTTTGATGATCTCAAGTTAGGCAAAACAATGAGTATCCTTTTCCCTGACGGAGATCCTAGTCCTTTGTCCTCTCCTTATCTCTGGCCTAGAGAACAAGCCGATCCTATCCCCTTTTCATTGGCAAAACTCCCACAAATTCTTCAACACTTTTCATTCCCTCAAGGATCTCGCAAGGCCCAAGTGATGGAAGATACACTCCGAGCATGCGAGACTAAGCCTATCAAGGGAGAATCCAAGGCTTGTGCCACATCCTACGAGTCATTGGTAGATTTTGCACGAATGATCTTGGGATTGAATACCGATATTGAAGTTTTATCAACGCATCACCTCGCAAAATCTAATGCTGCTAGATTACAGAACTATACAATCACAGAAGCTCCTGAACGAATTTCAAATCCAAAGATGGTCAGCTGTCACACCATGCCATATCCTTTCATAGTTTTCTATTGCCACTATCAGCAGGGCGATAATCGTTTATACAGGACTGTTCTATCTGGAGAGAATGGTGATAAGGTTGAAGCTATTGCAATTTGTCACATGGATACCTCTCAATGGAACCGTGATCATGTTTCCTTCCAAATGCTTGGTATCGAACCTGGCACAGCCCCTGTTTGCCATTTTTTCCCTGCAGAGAACTTTGTATTGGTTCCATCTACTTCTTCAATCTAG